From the genome of Hyalangium minutum:
AAGTGGATCTTCACCACGGCACCGGCGGTGACGACGGTCCCGTCCCTGGTGCTCCAGCGGGAGCTGCCGGGAGCATCGGATCAGCTCGAGCCGGTGGAGCTCGCGAGCGACTCGGACGTGATGATCGTGCACACGTCGGGCACGACCGGGTTCCCCAAGGGCGTGCTCATCGGCAATGGCGGCATCATGTCCGCGCTGCGGGCGAACCTGGCCATTCAGCCGTTCTCTCGAAAGAACAAGGCGCTGTTCGTCGGCCCCTACAACCACTACGCCACCTACCTGGGGATGATGACCTCAATGGTGGGCGCAGCGCCCGTGTGGGCGCTGAGCAAGGCGGAGCCGGAGACGGTGCTGAAGCTCATCGAGCGGGAGAAGATCTCCGTCTACGTGGGGTTCCCGGACACGTACCTCGCCATGTACCACCATGGGCTCGACAAGTACGACCTGAGCTCCATGCGGGCCTGGATGTCCGCGGCGGATGCCAGCCATGAGGTGCACGTGCGCGCCTTCGTCCAGCACGGAGCGCTGTACCGGGTGTTCGGGCGTCCTGTCACTCGCTCGGTGTTCGTGGATGCGTGGGGGACCTCGGAGCTGGGCTTCTTCGGACTGACGCGCATCGCCTTCGCGGGCACGCAGCGGTATGGCCGCTGTATCGGCCGCCAGTCCCCCATCGGGCACAAGGTGAAGATCGCGGACGAGCGGGGCCGGCCGATGAAGCCCGGCGAGGTCGGGCGGTTCATGGTGAAGGGGCCCATGCTGTTCAAGGGCTACTGGAACGCGCACGACCGGCTGCACGGAGTGATGATCGACGGGTGGTGGTGGACGGGGGATGTCGGCTACCGCGACAGCTCGGGCCGCTTCTACCAGCTGGATCGGGCGGTAGATGTGATGGAGACCCGGCAGGGACCCGTCTACACCCTCCCCATTGAGGAGCTGCTGCTCAAGTTCCCCGAGGTGGGGGAGGCAGTGGTCTTCGGGGTGCCCGACGCGGACGGCAGCACGGTGCCGGCCGCCGTGGTCTACCCCAAGCCGGGGGCGACCGCGGACGCGGACGCGCTGCTGCAGCGTATCAACCAGCAGCTGGAGCCCAAGGCGGCGCTGCGCCGGATCCTCCTCGTAAACGTGGATCAGATCCCGCGCGGCTTGACGGGCAAGGTGCTCAAGCGGCAGGTGCGCGAGCGGTACGTCGATCTGGTCAAGGCTGAGCGGTCCCAGGCCGCTGTGGCCTGAGGATGTGGCGAGCACAGAGGCGAGAGGATCGAAGATGACACCGGTGGACGGAGCGTTCAGGAAGCAGGAGACGGCCACGCCGCGAACGTATCCCCTCCCTGCACACAGCCTGTTCTACATCTATCAGCTGCTGACGCTGGGGAACCTCAACTCGTGCGAGCTCGTGGAACTCGAGGGGCGGCTTGACCACGAGCGGCTGCGCGCGGCGTTGCTGCAGGCGCTGGCGCGTCACCCGGTGCTGAACAGCCGCATCAAGCCGCGCTTCATGCGGGCGTTCGACTGTGAGGTGGCGCCTGAGCCGCTGCCGATCGATGTTCGCATCGCACAGTGCGAGACAGACGAGCCGGCGGCCGTGCACCAGCGGCTGCTGGCCAACGTCTGGCAGGAGTCCTCCGACGTGACGGCGGGCCGCCCTGTGCGCTTCCATCTGCTGGAGACGCCGACCCGCAGCTACCTCCAGATCATCACCGTGCGGCTCTACAACGACGCCCGGGCGGGCTACCGGCTCGCGCACGACATCGCGGAGAGCTACACCGCCCTGGAGTTCGGCACGCCCTACGACACCACGCCCATCGAGGTGGAGGATCGCAGCACGGCGGCGCTCTTCACGCAGCACCTGCCCTTCGCGAAGCGCCTGCGCCACGCGCTGGGTGCGGTGAAGTTGATGGTGCTGGACCTGCTGAGGCCCGACGTGTCGATGCCGCTGCCGGACACGCCGAGAGGGGAGCAGGACTTCGCGAAGGTGGACTTCGGGGCCGAGCTCCTGGAGGGGCTGCGGCGGCGGGCGAAGCAGGAGAAGGTGACGGTGCATGCCATGCTGGCGCTGGCCCTGTTCCAGGTGTGGCGGGCGAGCTCTCCTGGGAAGGTCGGGCGGCGGTGGCTGCGCATCCTGGACAACTTCTCCTTGCGGCATCTGACGCGGGTGAACACGGACGAGCTCTACGAGACGCTGGTGGTTCCCTACAGCGTGCGCCTGCCGACGTCCGGGACCGACCGTGAGGTGCTCACCGCGATGGTGGATCAGCTCAACCACTGGAAGAGTGGGGAGATCCTCTCCGAGCTGTACCGCGTCCGGCTCTACACCGCGCTGGCACGTTTCTCACCGCTGCGGCTGTCCTCGGCGCTCATCACGCGGTACGTCGCCAAGTCGAACATCGTGATGTCGAATCCGGGGCCGGTGCCGTTCCCGCTCGAGCGGTTCGGAAGCGTGCCGATCGCCGACTTCATCAACTTCTCGCAGCTGTTTCCGCCTTCGCGGGTGATGCTGATCTTCAGCACGTTCAGGGGACGGCTGCGCGCGTTGGTGGTCTGGGATCGCAACGCGTATCCGGACGGGCCGGAGCGAGAGCTGATCGCTCCGCTGCGGGCCAGGCTCGCGGAGCTGGCAGCCCCGGCTTGAGTTCCTCGTGAGCTGTGCCGGGTGATGGGGAGCGGGCGCTGCACCCTGTGGACGCGCGAGCGGGCGCCCCCGCTCTATCCGCGTCGGAATGTTCACTGACGGATGACCCAGGGCTTGAGTTCAGTGGATATTCTCATTTATACTGGAAAATGAGGAACGCCGGTGCCCTTGCGGCGAGCCCTTGGCCTGGCCCTCCTCGCCGAGCGCATCCGATGAAGTCATCGCGCGAGGCTTTAACCTGAGTCGGGGTCAGGGTGTTATGGCGGAGAGGCAATTCCGGCCGATAGCCATCGTCGGCATCGGTGGTGTATTCCCGAAAGCAGCCAATCCCGAGGCGTTCTGGGAGCGGTTGCGGACGGGGCCCACGGCCATTCGCGAGTTGAGCGATCGCGAGCTGCGGCTGGACTGGTACTACAACGCGGAGCGGACGGAAGCGGATCGCACGTACTGCAAGCACGCCGCGCTGTTGGATGAGCTGAAGCTCGACTCTCGGAAGTACCGCATCCCCCCCAAGGTCGCCCAGGACATGCATCGGACGCAGCTCGCGTTCCTGGATGCGACCGCGCAGGCGCTCACGGATGCGCGGGCCGTGATCGACCGTGTGGCTCCGGAGCGCATCGGGTTCACCCTCGGCTCGCTGGGAGGGGGGCTGCGCCCGGATACCCGTGTCCGGACGCGACTGTTGGACATGCAGGAGTGCCTCTCCCGGGCCATGGCCGATAGCTCCCTGGATCCGGCCGTGGCCGCTGAGGTGATCGCGGCGACCGCTCGGCAGATCGAGCAGGAGATGGCGGGCATCACCGAGGACGAAGCCATTGCCTCCTTCAGCAGCGTCTGGGTGGGGAGGGCGGCCAAGCTCTTCAACATCCGAGGTCCCCACGCCACGGTCGACGCGGGCTATGCCTCCACCCTGGCTGCCATCCAGACCGTCAGCGCTCAGCTGAACGCCGGAGATTGTGACGTCGCCCTGGCGGCGGGGTGCAGCCAGTTGCTCACTCCGCATGATCTCGTCGCGTTCAGCAAGCTCGGCGGCCTGTCGGACTCGATACTGGCCCCGTTCGACCGCCGTGCCAACGGGACGCTCCTGGGCGAGGGCGTTGGGGTGTTCGTCCTGCGGCGTCTGGACGACGCCCTCGCGCGCGGAGAGACGATCTACGCGGTGCTTCGCGGCATCGGGGCGGCTTCCGATGGCCGGGGGAAATCCCTGATGGCGCCCAACTCGCGGGGCCAGAGCCTCGCGATGCGCCGGGCGTACGAGGAGGCTGGGTACGGTCCGGCAAGCGTGCAGTACGTGGAGTGCCACGCCACCGGCACCATCCTGGGCGACGTCACCGAGTTCCAGAGTCTGAAGGCGGTGTTCGGCGGCCAGGCAGCGCCCGGGAGCATCCGGTTGGGCAGCGTCAAAGAGCTGACGGGCCACCTGCAAGCGGCCTCGGGGGCAGCCGGGCTCATGAAGGCCACCCTGGCGCTCCATCACAAGTTCCTGCTGCCTCAGCACTCCTTCCAGGCGCCCGCGGAGGGGATCGACTTCCAGCAGACCCCCTTCTACATCTCGAACCAAGGGACGCCCTGGCCCGCGCCCCACCACGGGCCGCGGAGGGCCGCCGTCAGCGCGTTCAGCTTCGGGGGCATCAACTATCACCTGACGCTGGAGGAGTTCTCCGCGGAGTACCACCAACACCTGGCGAGGACGCTCCCCGCGCCTCAGCCCGCAGAGCCGGTCGCCATTGTCGGGCTGGGCGGAGTCTTTCCGCAGGCGGAAAATACGCAGGAGCTCTGGGCGAACCTGCTGGGGAAGCGGTGCGCCATCGGTGAGATTCCGAGCGAGCGCGCCCCCATCGATCGCTACCTGGACCCCACCCGGCAGAGCAAGGTCCGGCCCTATACCAACCTCGCGGGATACATCGTCGATGGCTCCTGGCCACAGGAGCAGGTCCGTGTTCCGCCCAAGATGTCCTCGCAGATTGACCGGGGCCACAGCTGGACGATGAAGGCGGCGCTGCAGGCGCTCGCCGATGCCAGAGTGACGCGGGAGACCGTCGACCCGGCCCGGGTGGGGGTTGTGATGGGGTACCTGCCTCCGCTCGAGCGCGAGTTCCAGACCCAGGCCCGGGTGTACTACGCCGAGTTCGACGGCCGCCTGGCCGAGCAGCTGAAGCAGCGGGGTGTCGATGACGTGACGGCGGCGAGGCTCCGCGCGGCGGCGGAGGCGCTCTACAAGAGCGAGCTGCCCCCCATCACGGAAGACACCCTGCTGGGGTACCTGGGAAGTCTGGCGGTGGGGCGTGTCGCGCACCACCTGGACTTCCAGGGGCCGATGCTCATGGTCGAGTGCGCCTGTGCCTCCAGCCTGGCGGCGCTGGACATCGCCATGAACCAGCTGCGCACGGGACAGTGCGACCTGGTGCTGGTGGGCGGGATGTATGCGTCGCTCGGCGTGGATGCCCTGAGCCAGTGTTGCTCCTTCGGGGGCTTGTCACAGAAGGGCTCCTTCCCGTTCGACGCCCGGGCCGATGGCTACATCACGAGCGAAGGGGCGGCACTGCTCGCCGTGAAGCGCCTGTCGGACGCGGAGGCGGCGGGGGACCGCATCTACGCGGTGGTGCGCTCCGTGGCCGGTGCGACGGACCCGAAGAGCGCTTCCATCTGGGCGCCCTCTTCGGAGGGACAGGTCCAGGCGGTTCGCAGGGCGGTGGAGAAGGCGGGCGTCTCTCCCGCGGACGTCCAGTACGTGGAGGGCCACGGTACGGGGACACCGGTCGGCGACCCGATTGAGATCCAGACGTACCAGGCCGTCTATGGGCGAGCTCCCACGGAGGAGAAGATCTTCCTGGGCTCCGTCAAGTCGAACGTCGGCCATCTGAACTCCGGCGCAGGGGCCGTGGCGCTGACGAAGGTCGCGCTGGCGCTGCATCACAAGCAGATCCCCCCGAACATCGGCTTCGAGACTCCCAATCCGCGCATCCCGTGGGAGCAGGTGTCCTTTCAGGTGCCCACGGAGGTGCAGCCCTGGGTGCTGAACGGTTCGGGGCTCCGGCGGGCGGGGGTGACCTCCTTCGGGCTGGGAGGGACGAGCTTCCACGCCGTCGTGGAGGAGTACCAGCCGAAGCCGCGCCGCGACACGGTTCGTGTGACGGGCGCCGAGCCGGCGCAGTCGCCTTTCCTCGGGCTCTCCGGCACGAGCCGAGTGCACATCCTCCAGCAGGTGGAGCAGCTGCTCCAAAGGCTCGGTCAGGAGCCGGGCCTGGACGCCCGTGGCCCGTTGGTGGAGACGTCCCTGCCTTGCCGCTTGGCGATGACGCTGCCCCGAGGGCCGGCCGCGCGCAAGGCGCTGGAGCGGGCCCGGACGCTGCTGGCCGGGACGGGGGAGCCGAGCCTGCCGGAGCAGGGCATCTTCTTCTACGACAGTCGCGATCCCCGCCAGCTGCACACGGGGAAGGTGGCGGCGGTTTTCCCGGGGCAGGGCCCGCAGTACGCGAACATGATCCGCGCGCTGGCGGCGGAGTATCCGGTGGTCGCCAGGACGATCTCGGAGGCGGACGAGGCCTTCGTGTCGATGACGGGGCACCCTCTCTCCAGGACCTTCTGGGTGCCTCCTGGCATGGAGGAGGCGTACCGCCAGGATGACGACACGGTCCATGCGGCCGTGTTCGTCGCGAACGTGGCGCTCTACCGCCTCATCCGCGCCCAGGGCATCCGGGTGGACGTCCTGCTGGGGCAGAGCGCGGGGGAGTACGCGGCGCTTGCCGCGAGCGGAGTGCTCTCCTTCGAGCATGCGCTGCGCGCCGTCTACCGGCGCACCCTCGCCGTGACCCGGTTGCCGATCGCTTCTCCCGGCCGGATGATCAGCGTCAGTGGCGACTTCGACAGGCTTCGCCAGCTCCTGCCCCAGGCCGGTGGGTATGTGACCGTGGCCGCGGAGAACGCCCCCGGCCAGGGCATCGTCGCGGGAGAGGTTCAGGCCGTCGAGTTCGTCACCCGGTGGTGCCGCGAGAACGGGTTCGAGGTCCGGGTGCTCCCCGTGTCCCACGCGTACCACACGCAGATCATCGCCGGCGCCGTCCCGGTCTTCAGGGGGGAGCTGGAGCAACTTTCCTGGAACGCTCCGGAGCTTCCGGTCCTCTCCAGCGTCCACGGTCGCTACTACGCGTCGCCGGTGGACGCGCGGTTCATGGCCAGGCACCTCGCCCTGCAATACGTCCTGCCCCTCCGGTTCGCACAGCACGTGCGCCAGCTGCATGACGAGGGGACGCGCCTCTTCATCGAGGCCGGGCCCAAGTGGTCCCTCACCGCTTTCATCCAAGCCACGCTGAAGGGCCTGCCCTACATGGCCCAGGCCAGCAATCACCCCAAGATGGGCGAGGTCGAGCAGTTCCACCGCCTTCTCGCGTTCAGCTACGCCCATCGTCTGCTTCGCGAATAGGTATTTCGAGATGAACGTCGTTGATCAGGAAGCAGTTCAGCAGGAGCTCGTGGCCGCCCTGGCCCAGAGGACCGGGTATGTGCCCGAGCTCTTCGGGCCTCACGTCGGCCTCGTGGATGACCTCGGGCTGACCCCCGCGGAAGTCCAAGACGCAGTCGCCTCCGTCGAGCGGAAGCTCCGGCTTCCGTTGGGCTCGCAGGTTCAAGGCGCGACGGTGGCGGCCATCGCGAGAAGCCTCATGAAGCACCCAGACCCTGGAGCACCCGTCGATATGGATCTTGAGATCACGCTGGAGCAGGTGCTGGCCTTCGTTGATGACCGCGCGGCGCGAAACGACCGCCCCGTTCTGGAGACCGTCCTCGTGGAGACGCGGGGGGCGCTCGCCCGGCTGGATGCCGCGGCGGGCCCCGTCCTCGCGCTGACGCCCCCGCCCCCCGCCCCCGTGGCCGAGGCCGTGAAGCCTGCGGCCGCGCAGCCGGAGGCCAGCGCGGACGGGGTGATGAAGCTGCTGGTGGGTGCGCTGGTGGAGCGCACGGGTTACCCGGCGGAGATGCTCGAGGCCGACTTGGACCTGGAAGCGGACCTGGGCATCGACACGGTCAAGCAGGTGGAGTCGTTCGCCATAGCGCGGGTGCATCTGGGCGTGGCGAAGGATGAGAACTTCCGCCTGCGCGACTACAACACGCTGCGCAAGATGGTGCAGTACCTGGCGAGCAAGGCTCCTGGGGCAGCGGCACCGCCCGTGGTTGCGGCAGCGGTGGTCTCGCCTCCGCCCGTCTCGCCTCAGGCGCAGGTGGCAGCCGTGCGACCGCAGGCGGCGACAGCTGCGGCGATTCCTCCCTCCGCGACAGTTCCTCCGCCGGGGGGCGCGCCGGCCGTGGATGCCATCGTGGAGTTGCTCCGGGCCGCGATGGCCGCGAAGACGGGCTACAACCTGGACGTCCTCCAGCCCCAGCTGGACCTGGAGGTGGACCTGGGCATCGACACCATCACCCAGGTCGAGGTCTTTGCCCACGCGCGCATGACCTATGGCGTCGAGCGCGACGACAAGTTTCGAGTGCGCAACTACAACACGCTCCAGAAGATGGCGGACTACCTGGTGGCCAGGGCCTCTGGGAAACCCGCCGCCGTCGCGGCTCCCGCGCCCGTGGCCGAGGCCGTGAAGCCCACGCCCGTGGCCGAGGCCGTGAAGCCCGCGGCCGCGCAGCCGGAGGCCAGCGCGGACGGGGTGATGAAGCTGCTGGTGGGTGCGCTGGTGGAGCGCACGGGTTACCCGGCGGAGATGCTCGAGGCCGACTTGGACCTGGAAGCGGACCTGGGCATCGACACGGTCAAGCAGGTGGAGTCGTTCGCCATAGCGCGGGTGCATCTGGGCGTGGCGAAGGATGAGAACTTCCGCCTGCGCGACTACAACACGCTGCGCAAGATGGTGCAGTACCTGGCGAGCAAGGCTCCTGGGGCAGCGGCACCGCCCGTGGTTGCGGCAGCGGTGGTCTCGCCTCCGCCCGTCTCGCCTCAGGCGCAGGTGGCAGCCGTGCGACCGCAGGTGGCGGCGGCTCTGCCTCTCCCCCCGGTCGTGGGCGCGCCCGTGGGGCCGGCCGTGCAGGTGGTGCAGGCCTTTTTGGTTTCGGCACTCCAGGAGAAGACCGGCTACAACATCGAGCTCATCCAGCCGGATCTCGATCTGGAGGTGGACCTGGGGATCGACACCGTCACCCAGCTTGAAGCCTTCGTCATGGCTCGGGAGAAGTTCGGGGTGGCGCGGAACGAGAAGTTCCGAGTGCGCAACTACAACACCGTACGGAAGATGGCGGAGTACTTGGTCAGCAACGCGCGGGACGGTGTCGCGACCCCGGCCGCCGAGGTGGCCCCTCCGCAGGCACCCGCTACCGGCAAGAGCACGCTCGGGCTGGAGGAGATCCGCCGCTTCATCGCACAGTGCGAGGCCCGAGGGGATACCGCCTCGCTGCGGCGGCTGGCCGCGCACCTCGAGGGGCGGCTGCAGGCTCCCCTCCAGGCGGTGACTCCGCCCGCCCAGCTCGCCGGCAAGCGGTATGAGGTCATCCCGGTGGAGCTGGCCGCGCAGGTGAGCACGGAGAACATCGCTCACCTGAAGGGCAAGACCATTGGTATCTCCACGGATGCCCAGGGCTCCTATAAGGCGCTGGCGCAGCTGCTGGAGGCGGCGGGGGCCCAGGTGGTCGTCCTGTACGCGGGGCCGGCAGCGGGTGACGGGGTGTCGCAGGACTGGCGGCAGCCCGAGAGCGTGGGCCGAAGCCTGAAGGAGCTCCAGGCGACTCGGCCCCTCGACGGACTCATCCTCCTGCACACCACGGCGCCCGCTCCGAAGCTGACGGAGCAGGACGCCTCGGCTTGGGCCAACACCCTCAATACCTTCTCGCTGGGGCTGTACCAGAGTGGGCTCGCCGTCTACGACCGCATCAACGAGCTGCCCGGCGGCGGGTGGTATCTGGTGGCCACCGCGGGCGGTGGGCTCTTCGGGCATGCCAACGCCCAGGGGCGCATCCCTCTGGCGGGTGCCGCCGGTGGCTTCGTCAAGTGCCTGAAGCGGGAGCTGCCGGACGCGCGCTGCAAGGTCGTGGATCTGGATCCCCAGGACGCGTCCCAGTGGGCCCGGCACATCTGGAATGAGCTGGTCAGCGCCGATCGCGACATCGAGGTGGGGTACACCGGAGGCCGGCGCTACGTCTTCCGGGACATCGAGACGCCCCTGGCGACGGGAGCGCAGCTCATGTCCATCAAGCCCGGCTCTGTCGTGGTGGTCTCGGGAGGAGGCCGTGGGGTCGTCTACCCTTGCGCGAAGCTGCTGGCGAAGGCCACCGGTGCCCGCGTCATCATCACCGGGCGCACGGTTCCCCCTCAGGGCAACGAGGAGTGGCTGAAGGTGCCCGAGGCGGAGCTGCCCGCTTACCGGATGGCCTTCATCAAGCGCTACATGGCGGAGCATCCGGGGAAGACCCCGGTGCAGGCTCGCCGGGTCTTCGAGTCCGACGTGGCCAACCGGCGGGAGCTGCACCGCAACCTCGAGGACTGCCGGAGCCAGGGTATCTCGCTCGAGTACAAGGTCTGTGACATGACGGACCAGAACGCGGTTCGGGCCCTGCTGGCGGGGGTGCGTCGCGAGTACGGACGCATCGACGGCATCGTGCATGGGGCGACCATCGAGGAGTCCAAGAGCCTTCCGATGAAGTCCTCGGACATGTTCGTCCGGACGCTGGCCTCCAAGGCGCACCTCTGGCACCTGCTGGCGCAGGAGACTTGGAACGACGATCTCCAGTTCTTCATCACCTTCGGCTCGGGCAGCGGCCGCTATGGCAACAAGGGCCAGACCGACTACTCCCTGGCCAACTACCTCGTCGCCAAGGCGGGGCTGGTCTATGGCTCCCTGCGGCCCGGGGTGCGGAGCGTGACGATCGACTGGCCCGTGTGGGTCGGTGCCGGCATCGTGGAGAACAACGCGGACTACCAGGAGCGCCTGCGCGCCATGGGCATCTGCGTCATCCACATCGACGAAGGGGCGTACTGGTTCGTCGACGAGCTCCTGCGCGGCGGCACGGCCGGCGAAGTCGTCATCGCGGACGACAGGACCTTCGAGACCCTGGGCTGGCCTCGCCACGAGAAGGAGGCGCTCCGGGTTACCGGCAAGGAGGCTGGCGGAACCCGCTATGCCATCTGATTCGTCCGCGTCCCTCCCGCTGCTGGTGCTGTCGGGCTCTCCCTATGAGGTGGGCCGGCAGCATGGCTCCCTCATGCGGGAGGAGATCGCTTACGCCGTTTCGGTCGAGGACGAGGCCATCCGTCCCATGCTGGGGAAGATCGGCGTGAGTGACCAGACCATGCGGCAGCGCATGGCGGCGCTCGGGGCGCTGTTGCCTGCGGACGTCCACGAGGAGGTTCGCGGGATCTCCGACGCGAGCGGCATCTCACGCGAGACGATTCTCTACCACACGCTTGTCCTGGACATCCTGTCGGGCGCCCCCATTGGGTGCTCCCAGTTCGCGGTCTTCGGACGCGCGACGGTGGACGGGAAGGTCATCCACGGTCACAACCTGGATGTCCCGTACCCCTCCCTGGCGAAGTTCCTGCGCCCCGTCTGCATCGTCTATCGGCGCGAGGGGTGCATCCCGTACGTGTCCATCACGTTCTGGCCTGTGGCGCTGGGCGTGTGCTCCGGGATGAATGCTGAAGGGCTGAGCCTCGGCGTGAACGTCCCGGTCGCTCCGCTGGATCCGCGCGTGTTCTACCCCCTGACGTTCCAGAACCGGGAGGTCCTGTCCCGGGCGCGCACGCTGGAAGAGGCCCGTGCGGTGCTGGAGGGCACGCAGCGCGGTGGGAGCTGGAACCTGATGCTGACACACCGCTCGGGCCAGGCGCTGGTCTGGGAGCAGGTGGGGCCTCACTCCGGCCAGTACGCGGCCCACCCCGAGCAGGACTTCGTCGTCTCCACCAATCACCTGCGCGTCGCGCACAAGGCCGCCCAAGGGCACGAGGCCGTGGCCCTGGAGATGCTGCAGGACATGCAGGAGGACTCCATTCACCGCTATCGGCGCCTGGAGCAGCTCGTCCGTGGGAGCTGGGGCGACATTCGTCTGGACACGGCGGTCGGGTTCCTGCGCGACTGTGGGGAGTCCGCGAGCGCGCCGTCACCGTCGATGCGCACCATCTGCCGGGCGGACAACGCCCTGAGCATGGTCTATGAGCCCGCGACGCTGACGCTGGACCTGGCGGCGGGAGCCATGCCGGCGGCGCTGGCCTCGCGGCGGCGGTTGCAGCTGGGGCCCCTGTTCAACACCTCCGCTCCCGAGGTGGGTGAGGCCACGCGCCCCATGGCGGCGGAGCAGGGCACATTCCCCATGCAGGGGACGGCGCGGGAGCGCGGATGCTGGGCCCGCACCTTCGCACTCCAGGAGGATGTCTATCTCATGGAGCATCGGGTCAATGGCATTCCCGTGCTGCCCGGCGCCGCGGCCATCGAGTGGCTCGCCGAGGTCGCTGCGGCCGAGGGGGAGGGCGAGGTCGCCGAAGTTCGCGAGGTGTGGCTGGAGAAGTTCATCCGGGTCCGGCCCGAGCGTCCGACGGAGGCCTATGTCCGCACCGTTCGGAAGGGGGAGGTGTTGGCGGTCTCCTCCTACGCCGACCTGTTGAATCCCCGCGGCGCCGTGCTGCGGCCGGACGTGCTGCACTACCGCGGCGAGGTGCGGTTGGGACCGCGCCCGCAGCGGAAGATTGCGGCGGGGTTCGGAGCGGCCCGCGGAGTGGACGGGGAGCTCCCCTTCAGCCGCTCCTACGTGAAGGACGCCTACTTCCACGTGGGTCCTCCGTTCCGCATCGTCGATTGGATCAGCTATCCAGGACCGAGGGAGGCGATCGCGAGCCTGCATGTCCCCGAGCCGGCGGGCTACTTCGCCTCGGTTCCCTGGGCTCGCTTCTGGCTGGATCCCTTCGTCCTTGACGGCTGCTTCCAGCTCGCTGGCACGCTGGGCATCCTCCACAACCTGAGGGCGCCCGTCCCTCAGGGGGTGGGCAGGCTGGTCCTGGGCCGGACGCCGCTGCCGGGCGAGAGGCTCTGGTGCCGCGCGCGGCTGGACCGGGAGGTGGGAGAACTCCTGTACTACGACTTCACCCTCTGGGACGCGGAAGAGCGGATCTGCCTGGAGGCTCACGACTACTGCTCCATCAGCGTGGATGTCTATACGCCCGAGCAGAAGGCGTTCTTCAGAAAATCTCTGGACCCGGCGGGTGCGCTCTATCCGCAAGCCGGGAGAGGGGCTGCGCATGCCTAGTGTTC
Proteins encoded in this window:
- a CDS encoding class I adenylate-forming enzyme family protein is translated as MDWVRTRLFNRLRFALDSKVTLANVADKAAAAHVSGAVFYLHEPLPYSGLPEQSVSARDVLGFVNRVGNLLLAAGLKRFDRVALYKTHSPDYFFLGLAIVKAGGIAVPINPRMAHRDLGNYLAHTGARFVITDPETFTAGVQEVAARSSVEKWIFTTAPAVTTVPSLVLQRELPGASDQLEPVELASDSDVMIVHTSGTTGFPKGVLIGNGGIMSALRANLAIQPFSRKNKALFVGPYNHYATYLGMMTSMVGAAPVWALSKAEPETVLKLIEREKISVYVGFPDTYLAMYHHGLDKYDLSSMRAWMSAADASHEVHVRAFVQHGALYRVFGRPVTRSVFVDAWGTSELGFFGLTRIAFAGTQRYGRCIGRQSPIGHKVKIADERGRPMKPGEVGRFMVKGPMLFKGYWNAHDRLHGVMIDGWWWTGDVGYRDSSGRFYQLDRAVDVMETRQGPVYTLPIEELLLKFPEVGEAVVFGVPDADGSTVPAAVVYPKPGATADADALLQRINQQLEPKAALRRILLVNVDQIPRGLTGKVLKRQVRERYVDLVKAERSQAAVA
- a CDS encoding type I polyketide synthase; the protein is MAERQFRPIAIVGIGGVFPKAANPEAFWERLRTGPTAIRELSDRELRLDWYYNAERTEADRTYCKHAALLDELKLDSRKYRIPPKVAQDMHRTQLAFLDATAQALTDARAVIDRVAPERIGFTLGSLGGGLRPDTRVRTRLLDMQECLSRAMADSSLDPAVAAEVIAATARQIEQEMAGITEDEAIASFSSVWVGRAAKLFNIRGPHATVDAGYASTLAAIQTVSAQLNAGDCDVALAAGCSQLLTPHDLVAFSKLGGLSDSILAPFDRRANGTLLGEGVGVFVLRRLDDALARGETIYAVLRGIGAASDGRGKSLMAPNSRGQSLAMRRAYEEAGYGPASVQYVECHATGTILGDVTEFQSLKAVFGGQAAPGSIRLGSVKELTGHLQAASGAAGLMKATLALHHKFLLPQHSFQAPAEGIDFQQTPFYISNQGTPWPAPHHGPRRAAVSAFSFGGINYHLTLEEFSAEYHQHLARTLPAPQPAEPVAIVGLGGVFPQAENTQELWANLLGKRCAIGEIPSERAPIDRYLDPTRQSKVRPYTNLAGYIVDGSWPQEQVRVPPKMSSQIDRGHSWTMKAALQALADARVTRETVDPARVGVVMGYLPPLEREFQTQARVYYAEFDGRLAEQLKQRGVDDVTAARLRAAAEALYKSELPPITEDTLLGYLGSLAVGRVAHHLDFQGPMLMVECACASSLAALDIAMNQLRTGQCDLVLVGGMYASLGVDALSQCCSFGGLSQKGSFPFDARADGYITSEGAALLAVKRLSDAEAAGDRIYAVVRSVAGATDPKSASIWAPSSEGQVQAVRRAVEKAGVSPADVQYVEGHGTGTPVGDPIEIQTYQAVYGRAPTEEKIFLGSVKSNVGHLNSGAGAVALTKVALALHHKQIPPNIGFETPNPRIPWEQVSFQVPTEVQPWVLNGSGLRRAGVTSFGLGGTSFHAVVEEYQPKPRRDTVRVTGAEPAQSPFLGLSGTSRVHILQQVEQLLQRLGQEPGLDARGPLVETSLPCRLAMTLPRGPAARKALERARTLLAGTGEPSLPEQGIFFYDSRDPRQLHTGKVAAVFPGQGPQYANMIRALAAEYPVVARTISEADEAFVSMTGHPLSRTFWVPPGMEEAYRQDDDTVHAAVFVANVALYRLIRAQGIRVDVLLGQSAGEYAALAASGVLSFEHALRAVYRRTLAVTRLPIASPGRMISVSGDFDRLRQLLPQAGGYVTVAAENAPGQGIVAGEVQAVEFVTRWCRENGFEVRVLPVSHAYHTQIIAGAVPVFRGELEQLSWNAPELPVLSSVHGRYYASPVDARFMARHLALQYVLPLRFAQHVRQLHDEGTRLFIEAGPKWSLTAFIQATLKGLPYMAQASNHPKMGEVEQFHRLLAFSYAHRLLRE